A region from the Desulfurobacterium pacificum genome encodes:
- a CDS encoding zinc ribbon domain-containing protein: MQIYVFRCNNCNAEFEEVIYTPLQLMEIKCPYCESEDVEVIDIANYCSPFG; this comes from the coding sequence ATGCAGATTTACGTTTTTCGCTGTAACAACTGCAACGCTGAGTTTGAAGAAGTAATTTATACCCCTCTGCAGCTGATGGAAATTAAGTGTCCATACTGCGAGTCAGAAGACGTTGAAGTTATTGACATAGCCAACTACTGTTCACCTTTTGGCTGA
- a CDS encoding pseudouridine synthase: MRLDKLLAESGYGSRSEVKKLIKKGKVAVNGEIVKSPSINVDPERDEVTVDGEPVYYQKDYYLILNKPAGYVTTTADRDMSVMELVSDIPRFDEKLFPVGRLDKDAEGLLFITSDGELAHRLTHPKWKVPKVYYVEVEGKLTEAKIEPLKKGIDLGDFVARPAKVKILKAEEGRSAAEIEINEGKYHQVKRMFEKIGHPVLYLKRVKFGNLELGELPLGEYRNLTEEELRKLKESVGLLVK; this comes from the coding sequence ATGAGATTAGATAAGTTGCTTGCAGAGAGCGGTTACGGAAGCCGTTCAGAAGTTAAAAAATTAATTAAGAAAGGCAAAGTTGCGGTTAACGGAGAAATTGTTAAGTCTCCTTCTATTAACGTTGACCCTGAAAGAGATGAAGTGACAGTTGACGGAGAACCTGTTTACTATCAGAAAGATTACTACCTTATTCTCAACAAGCCGGCAGGTTACGTTACTACCACTGCTGATAGAGATATGAGCGTTATGGAGCTTGTTTCTGATATCCCGAGGTTTGATGAGAAACTTTTTCCTGTAGGAAGGCTTGATAAAGATGCTGAAGGGCTTCTGTTTATAACTTCTGACGGTGAGCTTGCTCACAGGTTGACACACCCAAAGTGGAAAGTTCCCAAGGTTTACTACGTTGAAGTGGAAGGGAAGTTAACTGAAGCGAAGATAGAACCTTTAAAGAAGGGCATAGATTTAGGAGATTTTGTTGCCCGTCCTGCTAAGGTGAAAATTCTTAAAGCAGAAGAAGGACGTTCTGCTGCAGAGATAGAGATAAATGAAGGTAAATATCATCAGGTAAAGAGAATGTTTGAAAAAATAGGGCACCCTGTTCTTTATCTTAAAAGGGTAAAGTTCGGTAACTTGGAGTTAGGGGAACTTCCTTTAGGTGAGTACAGGAATTTAACGGAAGAGGAGCTTAGAAAACTGAAAGAATCAGTTGGTCTTTTGGTAAAATAG
- a CDS encoding C40 family peptidase → MRRILLCLSIFLLFPQVSHAQLYRVKKGDSLYKIAKKFHTTVAKLKRINGLRSSLLRPGQRLIVPGRRYKPVNSRKTIAFLEQKAAEVKEDVKEAGEDIYPITNVVYEEGEKLADVLSTPLNVPYDNWNLSILENPEYKSALLEILARVFKNLKNTPYVFGGANPKRGLDCSSFTMYVYRKLGINLPRTARAQFNVGVPVSKNELKVGDLVFFRTYASFPSHVGIYIGNGKFVHFSSMYHGLSISSLSSPYFRRRFIGAKRVLSEKLVKKILYAQKNN, encoded by the coding sequence TTGAGAAGAATTCTGTTATGTTTATCAATATTCCTTTTGTTTCCTCAGGTGTCCCACGCTCAGCTTTACAGAGTGAAGAAAGGCGATTCTCTATATAAAATAGCCAAGAAGTTCCACACAACTGTTGCTAAACTCAAAAGAATTAACGGTTTGCGTAGCAGTTTGCTTAGACCTGGTCAGCGACTTATCGTTCCTGGCAGACGTTATAAGCCCGTAAACAGCAGGAAGACTATAGCTTTTCTGGAACAAAAAGCGGCAGAAGTTAAAGAGGATGTGAAGGAAGCTGGAGAGGACATTTATCCTATAACCAATGTGGTTTATGAAGAAGGAGAGAAGTTAGCCGACGTTCTTTCTACGCCTTTGAACGTTCCTTACGATAACTGGAATTTGTCAATACTTGAAAATCCGGAGTATAAGAGTGCCTTGTTGGAAATTTTGGCAAGGGTATTTAAAAACCTAAAAAATACTCCTTACGTTTTCGGAGGAGCTAATCCAAAGAGAGGGCTTGATTGTTCCTCGTTTACTATGTACGTTTATAGAAAATTAGGTATAAACCTGCCGAGAACGGCGAGAGCGCAGTTTAACGTAGGTGTTCCTGTTAGCAAGAACGAGTTAAAGGTAGGAGATTTGGTCTTTTTTAGAACTTACGCCAGCTTTCCTTCTCACGTGGGTATCTACATAGGTAACGGAAAGTTCGTACATTTTTCTTCCATGTACCACGGGCTTTCTATTTCTTCTCTTAGCAGTCCCTACTTTAGACGTAGGTTTATAGGTGCTAAAAGGGTATTGAGTGAGAAGTTGGTGAAAAAAATTCTTTACGCACAAAAGAATAACTAA